TTATAGGGTCCCATGGCGTACTGAAAGATCGTGACGGTCAATGATGCAATGGGCCGATTCATGTCCCAGGAAAAAAAGTTGTTGTTGAATGAGGTAAAGAGAAGCGGAGCGGTTTCTCCGGCGACACGGGCGATCGACAGCAGAACGCCGGTCAGGATCCCCGTGGCCGCACCCCGGTACACGACCTGGATGATGACCTTGTAGTAGGGGGCCCCCAGGGCAAACGCCGCTTCACGCAGCGTCCAGGGAACGAGCGACAGCATGTCCTCGGTGGTCCTTAGAACCACCGGGATCATGATGATCGAAAGCGCGAACGCCCCGGCCCAGCCGCTGAAATGATGAAAGGGCCGTATCAGGATCGCATAGACGAAGGCGCCCACGACAATGGACGGGACGCTGACCATGATATCGGCAAGGATACTGATGAACCGGGCGAATTTCCTTCCCCGGGCGTACTCGGCGAGGAACGTTCCGCCCAGGACGCCGACGGGGACCCCGATCAAGGTGGCGGCTCCGGTGATCATCAACTGCCCGACAAAGGCGTTCCTGAGGCCGCCTCCCTCGACGCCCGCGGGAGCGGGGTCGTTGAAGAACAGGCTGAGCTGCAGAGCTCCTATGCCGTGAATGATGACGTCGGCCAGGATATACACGAGCCAGAAAAGACCGATCGCGGCGGCGAGGCCGCTCATCGCGAGCGCGATGACGCTCTCGATCTTTCTTTTTCGTTCGATGTTCATGCTCACCGCGAATATTTCCTCTCGGCCTTCAAAAGAAAGAACTTGGATATTGCAAGGATGATGAAGCTCATGACGAACAGTACGAGCGCAAGGTAATAGAGAGAGGACAGATACATGTCGCTGTCCGCCTCCGTGAATTCGTTCGCAAGGCTTACGGTGATGGTTGATGCCGCGTCGAGGAGCGACGTGGCGATCTTGTGGTTGTTCCCGAGCACGAACGCTACGGCCATGGTCTCGCCCAATGCCCGTCCCAGGGAAAGTGCGGCCCCCCCGAACACGCCCAGCTTCGAGTAGGGGAGGACAACATTCTTGACCACTTCCCATCGTGTCGCACCGATGGCATAGGCCGATTCCTTGATCACAGCAGGGGTCAAATTGAAGGCATCGCGTGCAATGCTCGCCGTGAACGGAATGATCATGATGCCGAGAATGACGCTCGCCGTCAGGAGATCGATGCCGAGGGGATTCCCCTTGAACAGGAAGCCGAGAAAGGGGAGTTTTCCGACGGTGCTTTGCAGGGCCGGCTCCACATACTTCGACATGATGGGCGCGAGGGTGAAGAGCCCCCACATGCCGTAGATGATGCTCGGTATCGCGGCCAGCAGTTCTATGGCTATTCCGATGGGGCCTTTGAGGAAATTCGGCGCGATCTCGGTGATGAATATCGCGATACCGACGGCGGTAGGAATGGCGAAAAGCAGGGCAAGGGCGGTCGTGACGAAGGTGCCGTAAATCGTGGTCGCCGCCCCGAAAATCTGTGTTACCGGGTTCCACGTGGTCGAGGTCAGGAAATTCACCAGCCCGAACTTCCCGAGGGCCAGCGACGACTCCCTGACGAGTACCACAAGGATCCCGATGATGAAAATGATGATGGAAAAGGAGGCAACGGCAGTCAGGGAGGAGAACAACAGATCGACAACATTCTTTTTGGGGAAAATGGCCAAAGAACGGATCTTTCTCGTTTGCTGAGTATTCATCGTAAAAAAATGGACGGGTCAGGTATAGACAGTATATATACCTGACCCGTATATTTCAACTCTATTTTGTACTGTGAAGAGCAGTTTTACTTGATGCCGTTCGATTTCCAGTAGGCTTCAATTTTGCCCTTAAGCGAAGTGGGAAGGGGAACATAGATGAGTTCCTTTGCCTTGCCATCCCCATTCTTGAATGCCCAGTCATAAAACTTGACCACCTTCATGTTCGAGTCCTTTTTCTCCTTGGCAAGGAGGATGAACGTGGCGCCGGCGATGGGCCAGGATTTTTTGCCCGGGGCATCGTTCAGCCAGAGGTAGAAATCCTTCTTCGGGTCGAAGCTTGCCGTTGCGGCGGCGTCCTCAAAGCTTTCGAAGCTCGGCGCGACGAAGGTGCCTGCATGGTTCTTGAGCAGGGTATGGGTAAGATTGTTCTGTTTTGCATAGGCGAACTCGACATAGCCGATGGAGTTGGCCGTCTGCTGAACATAATTGGCCACGCCTTCGTTCCCCTTGCCGCCGATGCCTGCGGGCCAGCTCACGGACGTACCAGAGCCGACCTTTTCCTTCCAGGCCGG
This genomic interval from Nitrospirota bacterium contains the following:
- the pstA gene encoding phosphate ABC transporter permease PstA; this translates as MNIERKRKIESVIALAMSGLAAAIGLFWLVYILADVIIHGIGALQLSLFFNDPAPAGVEGGGLRNAFVGQLMITGAATLIGVPVGVLGGTFLAEYARGRKFARFISILADIMVSVPSIVVGAFVYAILIRPFHHFSGWAGAFALSIIMIPVVLRTTEDMLSLVPWTLREAAFALGAPYYKVIIQVVYRGAATGILTGVLLSIARVAGETAPLLFTSFNNNFFSWDMNRPIASLTVTIFQYAMGPYKSWHTQAWGAAFVITLFILALTIMGRLAIWWRYKR
- the pstC gene encoding phosphate ABC transporter permease subunit PstC; protein product: MFPKKNVVDLLFSSLTAVASFSIIIFIIGILVVLVRESSLALGKFGLVNFLTSTTWNPVTQIFGAATTIYGTFVTTALALLFAIPTAVGIAIFITEIAPNFLKGPIGIAIELLAAIPSIIYGMWGLFTLAPIMSKYVEPALQSTVGKLPFLGFLFKGNPLGIDLLTASVILGIMIIPFTASIARDAFNLTPAVIKESAYAIGATRWEVVKNVVLPYSKLGVFGGAALSLGRALGETMAVAFVLGNNHKIATSLLDAASTITVSLANEFTEADSDMYLSSLYYLALVLFVMSFIILAISKFFLLKAERKYSR